In Desulfosediminicola ganghwensis, a single window of DNA contains:
- a CDS encoding OmpA family protein, which translates to MWKKAVYVSLAALLFSSPAMAIEMPADLAVTFNNESSAYPSNKFDQILEAYGLSFIAENGETVPVTYASVNGEEPVFNDLSIAYSPKDYHKIFTAYGLELTAEKASSLMVQSYARVVEDEVVFGDSVSIAYNSWEWQDILSAYTAISAKETMAVAAVAEPDTDGDGVIDIRDACPDTPKGVQANERGCWEYSGLAFELNSASIKPEYYETLRGAKKVFDLNPGLKVVIEGHTCDLGAATYNQGLSERRAKAVADYLVNEVGVDADSVKWAGFGEDQPAYSNATEEGRAKNRRVQFKRWE; encoded by the coding sequence ATGTGGAAGAAAGCAGTATATGTGTCACTGGCAGCCTTATTGTTCAGCTCACCAGCCATGGCTATCGAGATGCCTGCCGATCTGGCTGTTACATTTAACAATGAATCATCTGCTTATCCTTCAAATAAGTTTGATCAGATACTGGAGGCGTATGGCCTTTCATTTATTGCCGAAAATGGTGAGACTGTTCCAGTTACTTACGCAAGCGTAAACGGTGAAGAGCCAGTTTTTAACGATCTCAGCATAGCCTATTCTCCGAAAGACTATCATAAAATTTTTACCGCCTACGGGTTGGAACTCACCGCTGAGAAGGCAAGCAGCTTAATGGTTCAATCCTATGCCAGAGTGGTTGAGGATGAAGTTGTCTTTGGTGATAGTGTATCCATAGCTTACAACAGTTGGGAGTGGCAGGATATCCTGAGCGCGTATACTGCAATATCAGCCAAGGAAACCATGGCGGTTGCAGCGGTTGCTGAACCCGACACCGATGGTGACGGAGTAATTGATATTCGTGATGCCTGCCCTGACACTCCTAAGGGTGTCCAGGCCAATGAGCGTGGTTGCTGGGAATATTCGGGCCTTGCTTTCGAGTTGAACAGTGCTTCTATTAAACCGGAATATTACGAGACATTACGTGGTGCAAAAAAAGTATTCGATCTCAATCCGGGTCTGAAGGTGGTTATTGAAGGTCACACCTGTGATCTTGGTGCTGCTACCTATAATCAGGGCCTTTCCGAAAGACGTGCAAAGGCTGTAGCGGATTATCTGGTCAACGAGGTAGGTGTTGATGCCGATTCTGTAAAATGGGCTGGCTTTGGTGAAGACCAGCCTGCTTACAGCAATGCCACCGAAGAGGGCAGAGCGAAAAACCGCCGGGTTCAGTTCAAACGTTGGGAATAA
- the ygiD gene encoding 4,5-DOPA dioxygenase extradiol, giving the protein MKLNDLNNIAEPLESTTTMPVLFLGHGSPMHAIKDDEIVQGLRKVSVQIERPNAILCISAHWETRGTMVTAMEAPVTIHDFYGFPQELYEIHYPAPGSPDLAKHTRELITKTEVHLDDKWGLDHGAWTVLRHMYPKADIPVIQLSLDSTQGPKYHYELAGELRALRQKGILIVGSGNLVHNLELIAWDKLDQNYAHEWAEEASTRMKRYILDGNHQKLIDYSKLGKAFRLAIPTPEHYLPLLYALALTDGKDEITLFNDQPVGGSLSMTSVKIG; this is encoded by the coding sequence ATGAAACTGAACGATCTGAACAATATTGCAGAACCCCTTGAAAGCACGACCACGATGCCGGTGCTTTTCCTGGGACATGGCAGTCCGATGCATGCCATCAAAGATGATGAGATTGTGCAGGGTCTTAGAAAGGTATCAGTACAGATCGAAAGGCCGAATGCCATCTTATGTATTTCTGCCCACTGGGAAACACGGGGAACCATGGTCACGGCCATGGAGGCACCGGTCACAATCCACGATTTTTATGGATTTCCCCAGGAACTCTATGAAATTCACTATCCAGCGCCCGGCAGTCCCGATCTTGCCAAACATACCAGAGAACTGATTACAAAAACCGAGGTACATCTCGATGATAAATGGGGGCTCGATCACGGGGCCTGGACAGTACTCCGACACATGTACCCCAAGGCGGATATTCCGGTAATCCAGCTCAGCCTCGACTCAACCCAGGGTCCGAAGTATCACTATGAACTTGCCGGAGAACTCCGGGCGCTGCGCCAGAAAGGAATACTCATCGTTGGCAGCGGTAATCTGGTGCATAACCTGGAACTGATAGCATGGGATAAGCTGGACCAGAACTATGCGCATGAGTGGGCCGAGGAAGCATCGACCCGGATGAAAAGATACATCCTCGATGGCAATCATCAAAAACTGATCGACTATTCAAAGCTTGGCAAAGCGTTCCGACTCGCAATCCCGACGCCCGAGCACTATCTGCCACTTCTGTACGCGCTTGCTCTTACGGATGGTAAAGATGAGATTACCCTATTCAATGATCAGCCGGTTGGGGGCTCACTCTCGATGACTTCGGTTAAAATTGGCTGA
- a CDS encoding LysR family transcriptional regulator has product MHNKANWDNYLYFLRVARLGSLSAASKSLQVNHSTVLRRINSLEEKLEARLFERLNSGYVLTQSGKEILSRVDHIEGEFLAIERTISGRDIRYEGKIKLSTTDTLGEYWLPPYVKKFKELQPGIQLDIDIRTDYTDLTKREADIALVAVNRHPEYVVGKSLAPIRLKLYATREYIQTHGKPTSHEQLAEHRILILNERLGRIGFNEWLKNLVPKSAIALSCNMLTTLYHYTHQGLGIAPLPTYVGDQDKDLVAVLDVPEKFHHKIWMLTHPDLRNTMRIKAFMQFMYNETAVKGKSASR; this is encoded by the coding sequence ATGCACAACAAGGCCAACTGGGACAACTATCTCTATTTTCTTCGGGTGGCACGCCTTGGCTCTCTGAGCGCGGCGAGTAAATCCCTGCAGGTGAATCACTCTACGGTGTTGCGTCGAATTAACAGCCTTGAGGAAAAACTTGAAGCCAGGTTATTCGAGAGGCTGAATAGCGGATATGTACTGACGCAGAGCGGTAAAGAGATTCTGAGCCGTGTCGATCATATCGAAGGGGAGTTTCTGGCGATTGAGAGAACGATCTCGGGTAGAGATATTCGCTATGAGGGGAAAATTAAACTCTCTACCACAGACACCCTGGGAGAGTATTGGCTACCGCCATACGTGAAAAAATTCAAGGAACTGCAACCCGGCATTCAGCTGGATATCGATATCAGAACCGATTATACGGATCTGACCAAAAGAGAAGCGGATATAGCCCTGGTGGCAGTGAATCGTCACCCGGAATATGTAGTTGGTAAATCCCTGGCCCCAATCAGGCTCAAACTCTATGCGACCAGGGAATATATACAAACCCATGGAAAGCCAACCTCCCATGAACAACTGGCTGAACACAGAATACTCATCCTCAACGAGAGACTCGGGCGTATCGGCTTTAATGAATGGCTGAAGAATCTGGTGCCCAAATCCGCAATAGCCCTGAGTTGTAATATGCTTACTACTCTTTACCACTACACTCACCAGGGATTGGGCATAGCCCCATTACCGACCTATGTTGGTGATCAGGACAAAGACCTGGTTGCTGTTCTGGATGTGCCTGAGAAGTTTCACCATAAAATCTGGATGTTGACACACCCTGACCTGAGAAATACCATGAGGATCAAGGCGTTTATGCAGTTTATGTACAACGAGACTGCTGTTAAGGGAAAAAGCGCCTCACGTTGA
- a CDS encoding YeiH family protein yields MSQASHTISGVSAQRSLFNTVAESLPGLLLVVSVAVTAYLTAPLLQQYDFFKTYLSIKDFILAILIGIAIRNTVGVPTMLQPGLRYSTIMTKTGIVVMGAKYSLAGLVTVGSQALIMIVVFLFGSAILLMWAAQKMNMSTSLSACIAAGLSVCGVSATIAVAPAVGAKKEEMAYSIAVVLMFGLLALIVFPLVGNVLQLSDAQYGAFAGVGIVNSAQVLAAGFGYSDGAGLIAGVYNIGRVIFLPFVVLMLVIMAASREATSMGSQQSVNKWRIIVDKFPVFVLGFLFVVCLNTAGMLNEADINVAKTFMNWAFLLGFASIGLTTRLSDLKAAGLSGFVLGFFIASAKAALALLVVLYFF; encoded by the coding sequence ATGTCACAAGCAAGTCACACCATCAGCGGTGTGAGCGCTCAGCGCTCATTGTTTAACACGGTGGCTGAAAGTCTGCCCGGCCTGTTACTGGTGGTATCGGTAGCGGTTACAGCATATCTGACAGCACCGCTTCTTCAGCAGTATGATTTTTTTAAAACCTATCTGTCGATTAAGGATTTTATTCTGGCGATTCTGATAGGTATCGCAATCCGCAATACTGTCGGCGTGCCGACCATGCTGCAGCCGGGTCTGCGCTATTCAACCATTATGACCAAGACCGGCATTGTGGTGATGGGCGCCAAGTATTCGCTTGCAGGGCTGGTCACTGTTGGCAGTCAGGCTTTGATTATGATTGTGGTGTTCCTCTTTGGCTCCGCGATACTGTTGATGTGGGCCGCGCAGAAGATGAATATGTCCACTTCACTCAGTGCCTGCATCGCGGCAGGGTTGTCAGTTTGCGGTGTATCAGCAACAATCGCAGTGGCTCCTGCGGTGGGTGCCAAAAAAGAAGAGATGGCCTACTCGATTGCGGTGGTGCTGATGTTCGGTCTCCTGGCACTGATTGTATTTCCGCTTGTGGGTAATGTCCTGCAACTTTCCGATGCTCAATATGGTGCTTTTGCCGGTGTGGGCATCGTCAACTCGGCTCAGGTACTGGCGGCTGGTTTTGGTTACAGCGACGGAGCCGGTCTTATCGCCGGTGTGTACAATATCGGCCGGGTGATTTTTCTCCCCTTTGTCGTTTTGATGCTGGTCATTATGGCAGCGTCGCGGGAAGCGACGAGCATGGGCAGTCAGCAAAGCGTCAACAAGTGGCGCATAATCGTCGATAAATTTCCGGTCTTCGTACTGGGCTTTCTGTTCGTGGTGTGCCTCAATACCGCAGGGATGCTGAACGAGGCGGATATTAACGTGGCGAAGACGTTCATGAACTGGGCGTTCCTACTGGGTTTTGCCAGCATAGGTTTGACCACCAGACTCTCTGATTTGAAGGCGGCGGGCCTTTCCGGTTTTGTTCTTGGCTTTTTTATCGCGTCTGCCAAGGCAGCCCTGGCTCTACTGGTAGTTCTCTACTTTTTCTAA
- a CDS encoding YceI family protein yields the protein MRKIVVVAISAVLILAGGVTGAYSSTWKIDTDHSAANFAIQHMAISKVKGTFSNVAGTIEFHESGPNPFTLEITIDPVSVDTGVKKRDDHLRSPDFFDVEKFPNILFTSDKVVAVADGKYQVEGTLDMHGITKTVSVLLEGLDVEVTDPWGNNRKGAEITGEIDREDFGIIYNSVLKGGNLLIGDIAEVRVDLEFIQN from the coding sequence ATGAGAAAAATAGTTGTGGTAGCAATAAGTGCAGTACTGATATTGGCCGGCGGAGTTACCGGGGCATACTCCTCAACCTGGAAGATTGATACCGATCACTCGGCTGCCAATTTTGCCATTCAGCATATGGCCATCAGTAAGGTCAAAGGGACTTTCAGCAATGTAGCAGGAACTATTGAATTTCACGAGTCCGGACCTAACCCGTTTACTCTGGAGATTACCATTGATCCCGTATCCGTCGATACCGGTGTTAAAAAGCGCGATGACCACCTGAGAAGCCCCGATTTTTTTGATGTCGAGAAGTTCCCGAACATCCTTTTCACTTCCGACAAGGTTGTTGCCGTGGCCGATGGCAAATATCAGGTTGAAGGCACACTGGATATGCACGGCATAACCAAAACCGTCTCGGTTTTACTGGAAGGATTAGACGTTGAAGTAACAGATCCCTGGGGCAATAACCGTAAAGGTGCGGAGATTACTGGTGAAATTGACCGTGAAGATTTCGGCATCATTTACAACTCAGTCCTCAAAGGTGGCAATCTCCTGATTGGCGATATCGCAGAAGTGCGCGTAGACCTTGAGTTTATCCAGAACTGA
- a CDS encoding sigma-54-dependent transcriptional regulator: MESRRILLVEDELAMRIGMQQTLSTAGYEVDAYEDAESALQTLRSVSFELLITDVRLPGMSGFDLLDQVHELYPNMGTILITAYAEVELAVKAMRGGAYDFLCKPFSNDGLLIAVERYFNFCELSQQNQQLKAEKGLEDMVGGPAMQEVFNRIRAVADSCVPVLIQGASGTGKELVANALHRLSSRRNNEFLKINCAALPELLLESELFGHEKGAYTGAHNRRIGKFEAANKGTFFFDEIGDMPLALQAKLLRVLEDGEITRLGGNVPVKVDVRVIFATATDIEEAVARGEFREDLSYRINVVPVRLPALRERGDDIIALIDHFLRESSQRYGKPDTVLSPQAAEALRLYDYPGNIRELRNVFERAVLLAQDGVIRLGHLPRKVQEHGAVAELCRDAEKGLGLEEGVHRYERNRIIDALEKAGGRKQRTAESLGISRKVLWKKMKDLNIS, from the coding sequence ATGGAGAGCAGGCGTATACTCCTGGTTGAAGATGAACTGGCAATGCGCATAGGCATGCAGCAGACCCTGAGTACAGCAGGATATGAGGTGGACGCATATGAAGACGCCGAATCTGCCCTGCAGACGCTGCGTTCAGTAAGTTTTGAACTGCTGATTACGGATGTGCGCTTGCCGGGTATGTCCGGGTTTGATTTGCTCGATCAGGTCCATGAACTCTACCCAAACATGGGGACCATCCTGATTACCGCTTATGCCGAGGTAGAACTTGCAGTAAAGGCCATGCGCGGTGGAGCGTATGATTTCCTGTGTAAGCCGTTTTCGAATGACGGTCTTCTTATTGCCGTGGAGCGTTACTTCAATTTCTGTGAGCTTTCCCAGCAGAATCAGCAGTTGAAAGCAGAAAAAGGGCTGGAGGATATGGTTGGCGGTCCTGCCATGCAGGAGGTCTTCAACCGGATTCGTGCCGTTGCCGACTCTTGTGTTCCCGTGCTTATTCAGGGGGCGAGTGGCACCGGCAAGGAGCTGGTGGCAAACGCACTGCATAGGCTCAGTTCACGAAGGAACAATGAATTTTTGAAAATCAACTGTGCTGCATTGCCTGAACTGTTGTTGGAATCAGAACTGTTCGGTCATGAAAAGGGGGCCTACACCGGGGCGCACAACAGGCGAATAGGAAAGTTTGAGGCAGCCAATAAGGGTACTTTTTTCTTTGACGAAATAGGGGATATGCCCTTGGCGCTGCAGGCGAAACTTTTGCGGGTTCTCGAAGATGGTGAAATCACCAGGTTGGGCGGTAATGTGCCTGTTAAGGTAGATGTGCGGGTGATATTTGCCACGGCTACGGATATAGAAGAAGCTGTGGCAAGAGGTGAGTTTCGCGAAGATTTAAGCTATCGAATCAATGTAGTGCCAGTGCGTTTGCCCGCACTTCGTGAACGTGGAGATGACATCATTGCCCTCATAGACCACTTTCTGCGTGAATCATCACAGCGCTATGGTAAGCCGGATACGGTGCTTTCTCCACAGGCTGCAGAAGCACTCCGGCTTTATGATTACCCTGGCAATATCAGGGAACTACGGAATGTTTTTGAGCGGGCGGTGCTTCTGGCACAGGATGGTGTGATAAGGCTTGGTCATTTGCCGAGAAAAGTTCAGGAGCATGGTGCTGTTGCAGAGCTATGCCGTGATGCTGAGAAGGGACTAGGCCTCGAGGAAGGGGTGCATCGCTATGAACGAAACCGAATAATCGATGCGCTGGAAAAAGCCGGGGGTAGAAAACAACGCACTGCAGAAAGCCTTGGCATCAGCAGAAAGGTGCTCTGGAAAAAGATGAAAGATCTAAATATTTCCTGA
- a CDS encoding universal stress protein, with product MSKKVLLATKGTPSCSNAEKSAISYCRANDAELVVLHIVDSSLKHFGQIDPLATEIDKSHFVEYIDRLCEYEAKERFESLKSLADLSAIPLQLRICDGSPLQTIVQTVREVEPELLIIGGKARPAYRFFSLSNRIHRKVRCPVRQVYYA from the coding sequence ATGAGTAAAAAAGTGCTTCTGGCCACCAAAGGAACACCATCTTGTTCTAACGCAGAAAAGTCTGCCATTTCGTACTGCCGGGCAAACGACGCTGAGTTAGTGGTTCTCCATATTGTGGATTCTTCCCTGAAGCACTTTGGCCAGATAGATCCGCTTGCGACAGAAATTGACAAGTCACATTTTGTGGAATACATAGATAGGCTCTGTGAGTATGAAGCAAAGGAACGGTTTGAAAGTCTCAAGTCTCTGGCGGATTTGTCTGCTATACCTCTTCAGTTAAGGATATGTGATGGCTCACCGTTGCAAACAATCGTGCAGACTGTCAGAGAAGTTGAGCCGGAGCTCCTGATTATTGGTGGTAAAGCCAGACCAGCATATCGTTTTTTCAGTTTATCCAACAGGATCCACCGCAAAGTTCGCTGCCCGGTTCGCCAGGTTTATTATGCATGA
- the phnD gene encoding phosphate/phosphite/phosphonate ABC transporter substrate-binding protein yields the protein MRRLVVALCVLLFCLTITNSTAIARDVLRFGVITLNHPLVMYRHYLPFTDYLAKRLGIEIELVLAADYQGIVDAMAEERVDIALLAGVSYLKVQETTATRLICAVRSQEGTPTSRSAIVVRADRQDIRSLHELKGHSFAFGSKDSTSSYLGPLGYLVKHGITPEDFSHWQNFRTHDAVIRALLLGKVDAGAVSKEALAKFPAESLKVLAITPQLPGFVLVSTANVPEDLHARLQTLLLNLNYQDPELASSLERWSPMLRAGFTGVDESHYAPVQKLMHELEAQGFYGDKR from the coding sequence ATGCGACGACTTGTAGTGGCACTGTGTGTCCTTCTCTTTTGCCTGACCATTACGAACTCCACTGCGATTGCCCGTGACGTCCTGCGGTTCGGAGTCATTACCCTCAATCATCCGCTGGTGATGTACCGGCATTACCTCCCGTTTACCGATTACTTAGCCAAGCGGCTGGGAATAGAGATAGAGCTTGTGCTCGCGGCAGATTATCAGGGGATTGTCGATGCCATGGCAGAAGAGCGGGTTGACATTGCTCTTTTGGCAGGTGTCTCTTACCTCAAGGTTCAGGAAACTACAGCCACCCGTTTGATCTGCGCAGTACGTTCCCAGGAGGGAACGCCAACCAGTCGTTCTGCGATTGTAGTACGTGCTGACCGTCAAGACATTCGCTCTCTTCATGAATTAAAAGGCCATTCTTTTGCGTTTGGCTCAAAGGATTCGACTTCCAGCTATCTTGGGCCTCTGGGGTATTTGGTTAAGCATGGAATTACCCCGGAAGATTTTTCCCACTGGCAGAATTTCAGGACCCATGATGCGGTGATACGAGCGCTGTTGCTCGGGAAGGTTGATGCCGGCGCGGTTTCCAAAGAGGCATTGGCAAAATTTCCTGCAGAAAGTCTGAAGGTTTTGGCCATAACACCTCAACTGCCTGGTTTTGTGCTGGTCAGTACTGCAAATGTTCCGGAAGATCTTCATGCCCGGTTGCAGACCCTCTTGCTGAATCTTAACTATCAGGATCCAGAACTGGCCAGTTCCCTTGAGCGCTGGAGTCCGATGCTTCGTGCGGGATTTACCGGAGTTGATGAAAGTCATTATGCTCCGGTACAAAAACTGATGCATGAACTCGAGGCACAAGGATTTTATGGTGATAAACGATGA
- a CDS encoding sensor histidine kinase produces MITAGGIRAKFVLLAFFCVFCTVASISYKVFDRERNLLEKNTEQQALLLAKSSAILFINALVYEEIGIADNDDITEFLDFYVSDVMAMDSRIKSFMVFDRELRVVSHDDLKYYGTQLKASKYRQVLSSSEDRVERFSRDGWPMLEVLVPLAIESKNWGGCRIIFSLSEIEAASRDLLNKILAAAAVALLMSLIIIGFAAEYFIRPIKRLSDRMEQMTSVGDVSTPMPDLPARNDEIGQLQQSFSWMVARLQKEEQRRRQTLEKLLHTEKMASVGQLTASIAHEINNPLGGVILCFNNLVDGKLDEKSRQQHIEVIQQSLDRMRDTMRGLLDYSRQPELTLQRVSIAEVIVKSTALLETMLRRRGIGLEVNLEEGLPLMSIDSLKIQQVIVNLLLNGAHAIERRQQACEGGVLRIEARQTNDSVLLSVSDNGHGVPGELQEKIFELFFSTMQQGKGTGLGLAVSRSIAEQHGGRLWLSESSADGSTFTLSLHIEDEADGEQAYTPG; encoded by the coding sequence ATGATAACCGCAGGGGGGATTCGGGCAAAATTTGTTCTGCTGGCATTCTTTTGCGTGTTCTGCACGGTAGCGAGCATCAGCTATAAGGTTTTTGATCGGGAGCGGAATCTGCTTGAAAAAAATACGGAACAACAAGCCCTGCTTTTAGCAAAAAGCTCTGCGATTCTTTTTATAAACGCTCTTGTTTACGAAGAGATAGGCATCGCAGACAACGATGACATAACAGAGTTTCTGGATTTTTACGTGTCTGATGTAATGGCCATGGATTCGCGAATCAAATCTTTTATGGTTTTTGATCGCGAACTTCGAGTTGTGAGTCATGATGATCTGAAATATTACGGCACACAGCTTAAAGCGTCAAAGTATCGGCAAGTACTCAGCAGTAGCGAGGATAGAGTAGAGCGTTTCAGTAGAGATGGGTGGCCAATGCTTGAAGTTTTGGTTCCTCTGGCTATCGAATCTAAAAACTGGGGTGGTTGCAGAATCATTTTCTCGTTGAGTGAGATAGAGGCGGCCAGTCGCGATTTGCTCAACAAGATACTTGCTGCGGCCGCAGTAGCTTTGCTGATGTCTCTGATTATCATAGGTTTTGCCGCAGAATATTTTATTCGGCCCATTAAACGGCTTTCAGACAGGATGGAGCAGATGACCTCCGTGGGAGATGTCTCAACGCCCATGCCTGACTTACCGGCCAGAAATGATGAAATAGGGCAGTTGCAACAGAGCTTCTCCTGGATGGTGGCCCGTCTGCAAAAAGAGGAGCAGCGCCGCAGGCAGACGCTGGAGAAGTTGCTGCATACAGAGAAGATGGCCTCGGTAGGTCAGCTGACAGCTTCTATCGCCCATGAAATTAATAACCCTTTAGGTGGTGTGATTCTCTGCTTCAATAACCTTGTTGACGGCAAACTCGACGAAAAGAGTCGACAGCAGCATATCGAGGTCATTCAGCAGAGTCTGGACAGGATGCGCGATACCATGCGCGGTCTGCTCGATTATTCGCGCCAGCCTGAGTTGACCTTGCAGAGAGTGTCCATAGCCGAGGTTATTGTTAAATCGACAGCTCTATTGGAAACGATGCTGCGGCGCAGGGGAATCGGGCTGGAGGTGAATCTGGAAGAGGGGTTGCCGCTGATGTCGATTGACAGTCTGAAAATTCAGCAGGTCATCGTCAATTTGCTACTGAACGGGGCTCATGCTATCGAGCGCCGGCAGCAGGCCTGTGAGGGGGGAGTGCTGCGTATTGAAGCACGACAAACTAACGATAGCGTATTGCTTTCTGTGTCTGACAATGGTCATGGCGTACCCGGGGAGCTTCAGGAGAAAATTTTCGAACTTTTCTTCAGTACCATGCAACAGGGCAAGGGAACCGGGCTGGGACTGGCTGTATCCAGATCCATTGCCGAGCAGCATGGCGGTCGGCTTTGGCTCAGTGAGAGCAGTGCCGACGGATCAACTTTTACACTTTCGCTACATATTGAGGACGAAGCAGATGGAGAGCAGGCGTATACTCCTGGTTGA
- a CDS encoding HAD family hydrolase, which translates to MIKAFIFDMDGTLADTEPQHYRAWREILLKNGAGEFSFETFLTYVGTSNEKVAGDHIENTGITKSVEQLIREKQELYLEMIPEIQLFAGAKQVIETYADRMTFAVASSSHHRELTEILRSNGIFDFFSSVIGGDMVNRRKPDPEIYLKTVDAIGVPAGSCLAFEDSTHGVNAAKNAQVRGIAIPNEFTRNHDFSRADRMITSFHDVNDELLQSLMEGNSGF; encoded by the coding sequence ATGATAAAGGCATTCATCTTCGATATGGATGGGACTCTTGCAGATACAGAGCCCCAACATTATCGGGCTTGGCGGGAGATCCTGCTGAAAAATGGGGCAGGGGAGTTCAGCTTTGAAACATTCCTCACCTATGTCGGTACCAGTAATGAGAAAGTGGCGGGTGACCATATTGAAAATACGGGTATTACCAAGAGTGTTGAGCAGCTCATCCGGGAGAAACAGGAACTCTACCTGGAGATGATCCCGGAAATTCAGTTGTTTGCAGGTGCAAAGCAGGTAATTGAAACCTACGCAGATCGGATGACCTTTGCGGTCGCCTCATCGTCCCACCATCGCGAGCTTACTGAAATTCTACGTTCTAACGGCATTTTCGATTTTTTCAGCTCAGTGATCGGTGGAGATATGGTGAACAGGCGTAAGCCTGATCCGGAGATATACCTGAAGACAGTTGATGCGATCGGTGTTCCGGCTGGTTCATGCCTTGCCTTTGAAGACTCGACCCACGGAGTGAATGCGGCAAAGAACGCGCAAGTCCGCGGTATCGCCATCCCCAATGAGTTTACCCGTAATCACGACTTCAGCCGTGCCGACCGTATGATAACCAGTTTCCATGACGTAAATGATGAGCTGCTGCAAAGTCTCATGGAGGGTAATTCGGGCTTCTAG